The DNA region GCGAGCGCCGTGATCAGGGTGTCGACGCCCTTGTAGCGCTGCTCCAGGGAGCCGACGCTGATCAGGGTGGTGGGTCCGGCGGGCCGAATGGCCGTACGGGGAGTGTCGACGTACGCGGCCGGGGCGAGGTCGACGTCGGATACGGCGACACTCGCTGCGCCCGGGGCGGCCGGATATCTGGCCTGCAGGAACTGCTCGGTCACGTATCCGACGGCGATGGCCCGCCGGCACTGGCGGCGCAGCTGCCGGACCCAGGTGCGGCGCAGCACCGGCCGCAGCGGGTGGTCCACCACGCCGGGGGCGAACAGGTCGTACGGGTCGCCGACGACTTCCACCGCGTACGGCAGTCGCTGCCGGTCCCGGGCGGCGGCGAGCAGGCTGCCGACCGGCGTCGGGGCCCGCAGGATCAGCGCGTCGGCGGGTCCGACGCAGTCGCGCAGCGCCCGGCCGATCGCGGCCCGGCGGGCGAGGTACTGGTAGGGGCCGAGGTAGTGCGGCACCGGCCACACCTGCACCTGCGGGCCGTCGACCCGTTTCGCCCCGGGCGGCGCGACGGTGGCGTCGCGTACCCGGGCGACCACCCGGACCTCGTCGAACGCCGTCAGGTACCGGGTCCAGAACTGGTGGTCCTGCCCGATCTCGGTCCACAGTCTGTTGTCAGGGGTCCGTGCGATCCGTCCTTCGACGGCCACCACCGCTCGCATCGATGTCTCCTTGCGTTCGAGGTCACACCTTTTGGCCAGCGGCGTGCCGGGCAGGTTCCGCTCCGGACGGGGCCGGTGGGCGCGGCGGTACGGCCTCGACCGGCGGCGTCGGCCGGTGGTAGCCGTACGCGCGCAGCAACGGCGCGGTCAGGGTGCCGATCAGCCGTCGGCGCCCCGCCGGCAACGAAGCGCGCCAGGCGTCGTCGACGCGTAGCCGCAGCCGGCCGGTGTCGAACCGCATCCGGTTGCCGGAGATGCTGTGCGGGGTGCCGAGTCGCGCGTGGTCGCTGCCCAGGAAGGACAGGTCGGCCCCGGCGAGGGGCAGGCCGGCGAAGTCTGCCAGGGCTGTCAGGGCACCCGGCGGATCGGCCAGGACGTCCTCGTAGCGCATCCGGCGCACCTGCTGGTCGACTTCGGGGGCGTCGGTGCGGCGGCCGAGGCGGGCCAGCAGGTCGTAGGCGGCGTTGTGCCCACTCCAGCTCAGCGCGCACCGGGCCGACGGGAACTTCGGCACCGGCACCAGGGCGCCGGCTTCGGGGTCGTGGACCTGTTTCATCCAGGAGTACGCGACCCCGCGCGGGTCCCGTACCAGGTGCAGGATCCGCAGGTCGGCCGGTCCGGCCCAGCGCAGGCCGTACGCCAGCGCGGTGTCCTTGGACGAGTCGACGACGACCTGTGCGCCGGTGATGGTCGCCGCCGCCGTGTAGATGCGCGCGTGGTACCCGACGTAGGTGGCGACCCGCGACCGGCGGCGGGCGGACAGCCGGGGCCCGGCGAGCCGTCCGATGTGCCGGGTACGGCCGACCGTGTCGCGGAGCCGGCGTACCCGGTCGAGGTCGACGTTGTGCCAGCCGCCGAAGGCGTACTCGCCGATGCGCCGCCACAGCGGGCAGTCGTGGAACGCGGCACCGCAGGCGCAGCGCCGGTTGTCGCGGACGCCGTTGTCCCAGACCTGCGCCACCTCGCCGAGGCCGCAGACGCCCGGTAGTTCGTTGAGAATCCGTTCGACCAGGGTGCTGCCGCTGCGGCCCATCCCGCCGATGTAGAGCAGTCGCATGCTCACCTGCCCCGGGTCGCGTACACGTAGTAGGGGATCCACGGTCGGGGATCGCCGGGCCGGGTGGTGATCGTGTAGCCGGCGTCGCGCAGCAGGGCCTTGACCGGCGCGAAGGTGCGCATCCAGGCGTCGGCGGGGCCCTCGGCCTTGAAGTCGTGGCAGGACACCACCAGGTTGTCGACGACGTCGAGCACGTCGACGGCGGACCGCAGCACCTCCAGTTCGGCGCCCTCGATGTTCATCTTGAGCAGGTCGACCCGGTCGACGCCGCAGCTGCGCAGGATCTCGTCCAGCCGTCGGCCGACGACCTCGACACCGCTGGCACCCGCGTCGCCGGCACCCGCGTCGCTGTCGTGCGGGCCGGCGCGGGTGATCCCGTTGCGGATGTGGCCGAGGGTGTCCTCGTCGAGGCGGACCGGGCCGGCCTCGCCGACGACGGCGCATTCCAGCAGGGTCACGTTCGACAACCGGTTCAGTTCGACGGTACGGCGCAGACAGCGGAAGGTGCGCGGATGCGCCTCGATGCTGAGCACCCGGCCGGTGTCGCCGACGGCCCGGGAGAAGATCCGGACCTCGGAGCCGACCCCGGCGCCGATGTCGACGACCGTGCCGCCGGGGCGCGGGTGGTGGGCGTAGAGGAAGGTGTCCCGGGCGATCCGGTCCTCCTCGGCGGCGCACACCCCACCCAGCGTGGTGTTGACCACGACCCCGCTCGGGTACCGGTGGATCCAGTCCTGGTCCTCGTAGCGCACGACGCACCGCGACCGGGACCGCAGCGACAGGGCGATCCCGCCCAGCCCGGCGATGATCCGCGGATCCACCCGGTCGTCGACCGCGTCGAGGATCCGTCGGCGCAGACTCACCGACATGGCGGCACCTGCTTTCCGGTGTGGTCCGGCCGGACCGGGTCGGTGGTGGCGCGGTGCCCGTGGTCGGGTCGCCAGTGGTCGCGGTACCAGGCGAAGGTCCGGGCGACGCCGTCGTCCAGCCCGACCTGCGGCTCGTAGCCGGTCAGCCGGCGCAGGGTACGCAGGTCGGGGCAGCGACGGTGCACCGAGCCGGCCGGTGCCGGCTCGGGTTGCAGACTGGCGTGGCTGCCGGCGGTCCGCAGCACCAGTTTCGCCAGGTCGGCGATGTTGGTCTGCTCGGCGTCGTTGCCGATGTGCACGATCTGCCCGGTCGCGGCCGGGGTGGCCATCAGCCGTAGGACCGCCTCGACCGCGTCGTCGACGTGGCAGAAGGCCCGGTACTGGTCGGCGCCGGGCACCCGGAACGGGTCCTCGCCCCGGATCGCCCGCAGCGCCATCTCCGGCACCACGTGGTCGGTGCCCATCCGTGGCCCGTACACGTTGTGGAAGCGGC from Solwaraspora sp. WMMD791 includes:
- a CDS encoding glycosyltransferase family 4 protein; the encoded protein is MRAVVAVEGRIARTPDNRLWTEIGQDHQFWTRYLTAFDEVRVVARVRDATVAPPGAKRVDGPQVQVWPVPHYLGPYQYLARRAAIGRALRDCVGPADALILRAPTPVGSLLAAARDRQRLPYAVEVVGDPYDLFAPGVVDHPLRPVLRRTWVRQLRRQCRRAIAVGYVTEQFLQARYPAAPGAASVAVSDVDLAPAAYVDTPRTAIRPAGPTTLISVGSLEQRYKGVDTLITALAGLVAAGRDLRLVHVGDGRYRPWLTDLARHHGVADRVEFTGALPPGDAVRRRLDAADLFVMPSRTEGLPRAMLEAMARALPAVGSTVGGIPELLPPEFTVAPDDPHRLAATIAALLDRPEAMAAASARNLARAGDYAATVLHTRRAAFYQAVAAATAAQCRQPSTPQRSYA
- a CDS encoding sulfotransferase; protein product: MRLLYIGGMGRSGSTLVERILNELPGVCGLGEVAQVWDNGVRDNRRCACGAAFHDCPLWRRIGEYAFGGWHNVDLDRVRRLRDTVGRTRHIGRLAGPRLSARRRSRVATYVGYHARIYTAAATITGAQVVVDSSKDTALAYGLRWAGPADLRILHLVRDPRGVAYSWMKQVHDPEAGALVPVPKFPSARCALSWSGHNAAYDLLARLGRRTDAPEVDQQVRRMRYEDVLADPPGALTALADFAGLPLAGADLSFLGSDHARLGTPHSISGNRMRFDTGRLRLRVDDAWRASLPAGRRRLIGTLTAPLLRAYGYHRPTPPVEAVPPRPPAPSGAEPARHAAGQKV
- a CDS encoding FkbM family methyltransferase, translated to MSVSLRRRILDAVDDRVDPRIIAGLGGIALSLRSRSRCVVRYEDQDWIHRYPSGVVVNTTLGGVCAAEEDRIARDTFLYAHHPRPGGTVVDIGAGVGSEVRIFSRAVGDTGRVLSIEAHPRTFRCLRRTVELNRLSNVTLLECAVVGEAGPVRLDEDTLGHIRNGITRAGPHDSDAGAGDAGASGVEVVGRRLDEILRSCGVDRVDLLKMNIEGAELEVLRSAVDVLDVVDNLVVSCHDFKAEGPADAWMRTFAPVKALLRDAGYTITTRPGDPRPWIPYYVYATRGR